A region of Roseobacter litoralis Och 149 DNA encodes the following proteins:
- a CDS encoding TRAP transporter substrate-binding protein produces the protein MKITKKLMASAATVALAVTSAAPAFAAEKWDMPMAYSASNFHSENGVAFAECVGAGTNGEITIEVHAGGSLFAGADIKRAIQTGQVQIGERLLSGHQNESAVFGFDSIPFLAPSFDASDKLYEAAKPSIEALLDEQNLELLYAVPWPPQGLYFKKEVNSVADMAGVKFRSYNNTTSRLAELTGMLPVTVEAAEISQAFATGVAESMVSSGATGYDRKVWESLTHFYEVDAWLPRNYVMVNQDVWADVSDANKDAIRACADEAAARGLEASKAYTQFTMDGLAAGGMTVQPAGDALMAELRAIGETMTTEWLDAAGNEGAALVDAFKAAQ, from the coding sequence ATGAAAATAACAAAAAAACTGATGGCAAGTGCCGCGACAGTTGCCTTGGCTGTTACATCTGCCGCCCCGGCCTTTGCGGCGGAAAAATGGGATATGCCGATGGCCTATTCTGCGTCCAACTTCCATTCTGAAAATGGTGTCGCCTTTGCCGAATGCGTAGGTGCTGGCACCAATGGTGAGATCACGATCGAAGTACATGCGGGCGGGTCGCTTTTTGCGGGTGCCGACATCAAACGCGCGATCCAGACCGGGCAGGTTCAGATTGGCGAGCGTTTGCTATCGGGCCACCAGAACGAAAGCGCGGTCTTCGGATTTGACAGTATTCCGTTCCTCGCACCGTCATTTGACGCCAGCGACAAACTGTATGAGGCGGCCAAACCATCCATCGAAGCACTGCTGGATGAACAAAATCTCGAACTGCTCTATGCCGTGCCATGGCCACCGCAGGGGCTGTATTTCAAGAAAGAAGTGAACAGCGTTGCCGATATGGCAGGTGTGAAATTTCGGTCATACAACAACACGACCAGCCGACTTGCCGAGTTGACGGGCATGTTGCCTGTGACTGTTGAGGCCGCAGAAATCAGTCAGGCCTTTGCCACTGGCGTCGCGGAATCCATGGTGTCGTCGGGTGCGACGGGCTATGATCGCAAGGTCTGGGAAAGCCTGACGCATTTCTATGAAGTCGACGCATGGCTGCCGCGCAACTACGTGATGGTCAATCAGGACGTCTGGGCGGATGTTTCGGATGCCAACAAAGACGCGATCCGTGCCTGCGCAGACGAGGCCGCAGCCCGTGGCCTTGAGGCGTCCAAGGCCTATACGCAGTTCACGATGGACGGCTTGGCGGCTGGTGGGATGACCGTGCAGCCTGCAGGTGATGCGCTGATGGCCGAATTGCGCGCGATTGGTGAGACAATGACAACTGAATGGCTCGATGCTGCGGGCAACGAGGGCGCGGCGCTCGTCGACGCCTTCAAGGCAGCTCAGTAA
- a CDS encoding winged helix DNA-binding protein produces the protein MSDSFPGPVVSSAHLASGSFAEISELEFGLTLAGNAFQRWMVRAIAMAGYPELGALDVLVLHSVYHRERPKKLADICLVLNVEDTHTVNYAIKKLIKAGLVKDGRQGKEKTVVATAKGAETCERYREIREGLLLRAVGELGLEPGQVSRAATLLRLMSGQYDQAARAATTY, from the coding sequence ATGTCTGATAGCTTCCCCGGACCAGTTGTGTCTTCTGCTCACCTCGCCAGCGGCTCTTTTGCCGAAATCTCGGAATTGGAGTTTGGCCTGACGCTGGCGGGCAATGCTTTTCAGCGCTGGATGGTGCGCGCCATCGCGATGGCGGGCTATCCCGAACTTGGTGCGCTTGACGTTCTTGTTCTCCATTCAGTCTACCACCGGGAGCGCCCGAAAAAACTCGCCGATATCTGTTTGGTCCTCAACGTGGAAGACACGCACACGGTCAACTATGCGATTAAAAAACTGATCAAGGCAGGGCTTGTCAAAGATGGGCGTCAGGGCAAGGAAAAAACCGTTGTGGCGACTGCAAAAGGCGCGGAAACCTGTGAAAGATATCGCGAAATCCGCGAAGGCTTGCTATTGCGCGCTGTCGGAGAGTTGGGGCTGGAGCCCGGACAGGTCAGTCGTGCAGCAACCCTGTTGCGGCTGATGTCCGGGCAGTACGATCAGGCCGCGCGGGCCGCGACGACCTATTGA
- a CDS encoding NAD(P)/FAD-dependent oxidoreductase, with product MTKNVVVIGAGIVGVSTAIWLQRAGADVTIIDRAGPGKGTSHGNAGVLAAAAMVPVTTPGLIKKAPGMLFNPDFPLYLRWSYLPKIAPWLVKYLSNANDADTRRIARDLAPIVTDSVSQHKSLVSELGLDAWVTESDYCFAYTDEAAFQSEAYVWALRRDAGFEPELIRGGDVQDYEPNISPNVGLIAALKDHGFIRDPGGYVQALAKAFESMGGKIIEAEVKDFDLSGGRISGLETTIGRVDCDDAVLATGVWSKPMMKKLGLNIPLESERGYHIVYEDATGGPARPTMIASGKFVATPMAQGVRCAGIVELGGLDAGPSDAPLNFLRKKAKETFPNLKATAEIEWLGHRPAPTDSLPLIGQIGKTGVFTAFGHHHIGLTGGPKTGRLVAGLVMEQPANQDLTAYAPQRFET from the coding sequence TTGACCAAAAATGTGGTGGTCATAGGTGCGGGCATCGTGGGCGTTTCCACGGCGATTTGGCTACAGCGCGCAGGGGCGGACGTGACGATCATCGATCGGGCAGGGCCGGGAAAAGGCACCTCACATGGCAATGCGGGCGTGCTGGCAGCTGCCGCCATGGTTCCCGTCACTACGCCGGGGTTGATCAAAAAAGCACCGGGCATGTTGTTCAACCCCGATTTCCCGCTGTACCTGCGCTGGTCGTACCTGCCGAAAATCGCACCTTGGTTGGTGAAATACCTGTCGAACGCAAATGATGCTGACACACGGCGCATTGCGCGGGATCTGGCGCCGATTGTGACCGACAGTGTAAGCCAGCATAAATCTCTGGTCAGCGAACTCGGGCTGGATGCCTGGGTCACCGAAAGTGACTATTGCTTTGCCTATACGGATGAGGCCGCTTTCCAGAGCGAGGCCTATGTTTGGGCGCTGCGGCGTGATGCTGGTTTTGAACCCGAACTGATCCGGGGCGGGGATGTTCAGGATTATGAGCCCAACATCAGCCCAAACGTGGGTCTGATCGCTGCGTTGAAAGACCATGGGTTCATTCGTGATCCCGGCGGATATGTGCAGGCGCTGGCAAAGGCCTTTGAGAGCATGGGCGGCAAAATTATCGAGGCTGAAGTCAAGGATTTTGACCTCAGCGGGGGACGCATCAGCGGGTTGGAAACCACCATTGGGCGGGTTGATTGTGACGATGCGGTACTTGCAACAGGTGTCTGGTCGAAACCCATGATGAAAAAGCTCGGCCTGAATATCCCACTGGAATCCGAGCGTGGGTATCACATCGTATATGAAGACGCGACAGGCGGCCCCGCGCGCCCCACCATGATCGCATCGGGCAAGTTTGTGGCAACGCCAATGGCACAGGGTGTGCGCTGCGCTGGTATCGTTGAACTGGGTGGCCTTGATGCCGGACCCTCGGATGCGCCACTGAATTTCCTGCGCAAAAAGGCGAAAGAAACCTTTCCGAATTTGAAAGCCACCGCTGAGATCGAGTGGCTTGGTCACAGGCCCGCGCCAACGGACAGTCTGCCGCTGATTGGGCAGATCGGCAAAACCGGCGTGTTTACGGCCTTTGGCCATCACCACATCGGCCTGACCGGCGGCCCCAAGACCGGGCGGCTTGTGGCCGGACTGGTGATGGAGCAGCCTGCCAATCAGGACCTCACCGCCTATGCACCGCAAAGATTCGAAACCTAA